Proteins from a genomic interval of Monomorium pharaonis isolate MP-MQ-018 unplaced genomic scaffold, ASM1337386v2 scaffold_441, whole genome shotgun sequence:
- the LOC105828636 gene encoding Krueppel-like factor luna, translating to MAIKFKPQYRPLPPFQHEWLGGILKLLQSSNKPSCLLFQTCYEMERYLKDEPKLQSYKKLPTELDTAPWNLFRAPSISWTTSTGTSTQFDAPIKMEVTTSSDERDPLCLDDIKFSPGDHNENGRDRDLLDRHLDSLSMSSASSACSALSWDSSPSLSCTALILKKEPSEDLEEDEEHEEIEEEEDSGCESEGQILTPPSSPGSGQGHSNSSHSSSGSSMLDVHNLNLHGTGGRSAIVRVTAGNAQGVARLISVTANGFPAVAGTQHAHTGATAATTTVTNRHHARSNEHSPPDTKRRIHKCQFPGCKKVYTKSSHLKAHQRTHTGE from the exons ATGGCTATTAAATTTAAGCCGCAGTACCGCCCATTGCCACCATTTCAGCATGAGTGGCTCGGCGGGATACTTAAGTTGCTTCAGTCTTCTAACAAGCCCTCTTGTCTTCTCTTTCAGACATGCTACGAGATGGAGAGGTACCTGAAGGACGAGCCGAAGCTACAATCGTACAAAAAACTTCCCACGGAACTGGACACAGCGCCCTGGAACCTCTTCAGGGCACCATCGATCTCGTGGACGACGTCCACTGGAACGAGTACACAATTCGACGCCCCAATCAAAATGGAG GTAACGACGTCGTCAGACGAAAGGGATCCTCTCTGTCTGGACGATATTAAATTCAGCCCTGGCGATCATAATGAAAATGGCCGCGATAGGGATCTTCTCGATCGTCACCTTGACTCCTTATCGATGTCCTCGGCGAGTTCGGCGTGTTCAGCACTGTCCTGGGACAGCTCACCCTCCCTCTCTTGTACGGCGCTCATTCTTAAAAAAGAACCGAGCGAAGACCTTGAGGAGGATGAGGAGCACGAG GAGatcgaggaggaggaggacagCGGATGCGAAAGCGAAGGTCAGATCCTGACGCCGCCGTCGAGTCCCGGGTCGGGTCAAGGTCATTCCAACTCCAGTCACTCGTCGAGTGGGAGTTCGATGCTCGACGTGCACAACCTCAACCTTCACGGCACGGGCGGGAGGAGTGCTATCGTCAGGGTTACCGCTGGGAACGCGCAGGGTGTTGCAAG ACTGATCTCCGTCACGGCGAACGGCTTCCCCGCGGTGGCCGGCACGCAACACGCGCACACGGGCGCAACCGCGGCCACGACCACCGTGACTAACAGGCACCACGCGAGGAGCAACGAGCACAGTCCGCCCGACACGAAACGCAGGATACACAAATGCCAATTCCCCGGATGCAAGAAGGTTTACACCAAGAGCTCGCATCTCAAGGCCCATCAAAGGACGCACACGGGTGAGTGA